From a single Georhizobium profundi genomic region:
- the rpmB gene encoding 50S ribosomal protein L28 encodes MSRSCELTGKAVQSGNNVSHANNKTRRRFLPNLCNVTLISDALGQSYRLRVSAHALRSVEHRGGLDAFLLKAKEGELSMRARLLKRQIAKKNVGETAAAA; translated from the coding sequence ATGTCCCGCAGTTGCGAATTGACCGGCAAGGCCGTCCAGTCGGGCAACAATGTGAGCCACGCGAACAACAAGACGCGCCGCCGCTTTCTGCCCAACCTCTGCAACGTCACGCTGATTTCCGACGCGCTTGGCCAGAGCTACCGTCTGCGCGTTTCCGCGCATGCGCTGCGTTCGGTCGAGCACCGTGGCGGCCTCGACGCTTTCCTGCTGAAGGCCAAGGAAGGCGAGCTTTCCATGCGCGCCCGCCTGCTGAAGCGCCAGATCGCCAAGAAGAACGTCGGCGAGACTGCCGCGGCAGCCTAA
- a CDS encoding DUF3108 domain-containing protein codes for MKSCHVAIAPCAIATILLGANVAAAEPSTHRADYRVAYIGLSVARATFTTVFDGDRFTVAGEMQSAGVANIVGRTTGSTTVSGVKANDRMQAERYVVAYSSGNDEQRMEVDFDNGSVTSAILTPEKKRTREDWVPVPESDMRAVLDPIAGVMIPEGSDVCDRTLPIFDGETRYDIHLNEAGTQPFQAEGYDGTPFAAEAIVCTARAEPKSGYHARNSSIQYMREMNVEVWFAHNEQAGIYAPVYARVPTKLGPVTITATHFGS; via the coding sequence TTGAAAAGCTGTCATGTCGCCATCGCACCGTGCGCGATCGCAACCATCCTGCTCGGCGCGAACGTTGCCGCTGCCGAGCCGTCCACCCACCGGGCCGATTATCGCGTCGCCTATATCGGTCTATCAGTGGCGCGTGCCACCTTCACCACCGTCTTCGATGGTGATCGGTTTACCGTCGCCGGCGAAATGCAGTCGGCGGGCGTCGCCAATATCGTGGGCCGCACCACGGGCTCGACGACCGTCTCCGGCGTGAAGGCAAATGATCGCATGCAGGCCGAGCGGTATGTGGTCGCTTATTCTTCCGGCAACGACGAGCAGCGCATGGAGGTCGACTTCGACAACGGGTCGGTCACCTCGGCGATCCTGACTCCTGAAAAGAAGCGCACGCGTGAAGATTGGGTACCGGTGCCGGAAAGTGACATGCGCGCCGTGCTCGACCCGATCGCAGGCGTCATGATTCCTGAAGGCAGCGACGTCTGTGATCGCACACTGCCGATCTTCGACGGGGAAACGCGTTACGACATTCATTTGAATGAAGCCGGCACGCAGCCTTTCCAGGCGGAGGGCTACGATGGAACGCCTTTCGCCGCGGAGGCGATCGTCTGCACCGCCCGCGCCGAACCGAAATCCGGCTACCACGCCAGGAACAGTTCCATCCAGTACATGCGCGAGATGAATGTCGAAGTCTGGTTCGCCCACAACGAACAGGCAGGCATCTACGCTCCTGTCTATGCGCGTGTGCCGACGAAGCTCGGTCCCGTGACGATCACCGCGACCCATTTCGGTTCTTGA
- a CDS encoding HlyC/CorC family transporter, with amino-acid sequence MTADAFASFISDYWLTALAIFCLIGASAFFSGSETALTAASRSRMHTLETNGDPRAGVVGRLIDRRDRLIGALLIGNNLVNILASSLATSLLLGIFGDSGVAVATIAMTVLLVIFAEVLPKSWAISGPDRFALAVSKPVRIFVKIFGPLSSVVNWIVRKILGLFGVTLSAETSMLSAHEELRGAVDLLHREGSVIKADRDRLGGVLDLDELEVSDIMVHRTAMRMVHAEDSPEAVVRTILDSPHTRMPVWRGQTDNIIGVVHAKDLLRALADVGNDPARIDIAKIAQKPWFVPDTTNLKDQLNAFLRRKTHFAIVVDEYGEVEGLVTLEDILEEIVGEIADEHDIDMQGVRQEADGSVVVDGQVPIRDLNRALDWSLPDEEATTIAGLVIHESQIIPDERQAFTFHGKRFTVMKREKNRITRLRIKPLEDVVG; translated from the coding sequence ATGACAGCAGATGCCTTCGCAAGCTTCATCTCGGACTACTGGCTGACCGCACTCGCGATTTTCTGCCTGATCGGTGCATCCGCGTTCTTTTCGGGATCGGAAACGGCGCTCACCGCTGCATCGCGCTCGCGCATGCATACGCTCGAGACCAATGGCGATCCGCGCGCCGGCGTCGTCGGCAGGCTGATCGATCGCCGTGACAGGCTGATCGGCGCGCTGCTGATCGGCAACAATCTGGTCAACATTCTAGCCTCGTCGCTGGCGACGAGCCTGCTGCTCGGTATTTTCGGGGATTCGGGTGTGGCCGTCGCGACCATCGCGATGACGGTTCTGCTCGTGATTTTCGCGGAAGTTCTTCCGAAAAGCTGGGCGATCTCCGGGCCGGACCGCTTTGCATTGGCCGTCTCCAAACCGGTGCGGATCTTCGTCAAGATCTTCGGCCCGCTGTCCTCGGTGGTGAACTGGATCGTCCGCAAGATCCTCGGGCTCTTCGGCGTCACGCTGTCGGCCGAAACCTCGATGCTCTCGGCCCATGAGGAACTGCGCGGCGCGGTCGACCTGCTGCACCGCGAGGGCTCGGTGATCAAGGCGGACCGCGACCGTTTGGGCGGCGTGCTCGATCTCGACGAACTCGAAGTGTCCGACATCATGGTTCACCGCACTGCGATGCGCATGGTCCATGCGGAAGACTCGCCGGAAGCGGTGGTCCGCACCATCCTGGACAGCCCGCATACCCGCATGCCCGTCTGGCGTGGCCAGACCGACAACATCATCGGCGTTGTCCACGCCAAGGACCTGCTGCGTGCGCTGGCCGATGTCGGCAACGACCCGGCGCGGATCGATATTGCCAAGATCGCCCAGAAGCCGTGGTTCGTTCCCGACACGACCAATCTCAAGGATCAGCTGAACGCGTTCCTACGCCGCAAGACGCACTTTGCCATCGTCGTCGACGAATATGGCGAGGTCGAAGGCCTCGTGACGCTCGAGGATATCCTGGAGGAAATCGTCGGCGAGATCGCCGACGAGCACGACATCGACATGCAGGGCGTGCGCCAGGAGGCCGACGGCTCGGTCGTCGTGGATGGCCAGGTGCCGATCCGCGATCTCAACCGCGCGCTGGACTGGAGCCTGCCGGACGAAGAGGCGACGACGATCGCCGGCCTTGTCATCCACGAAAGCCAGATCATTCCGGACGAGCGCCAGGCTTTCACGTTCCACGGCAAGCGCTTCACCGTGATGAAGCGCGAGAAGAACCGCATCACGCGGCTTCGGATCAAGCCGCTGGAAGACGTGGTCGGCTGA
- a CDS encoding cupin domain-containing protein, whose product MPYPATARQIIEALALKRHPEGGWYSETFRDGASGERGHSTAIYYLLEAGDCSEWHRVKDAAEVWHFYAGAPLSITLSPNGHDAESHRLGPDILMGQRPQIVVPAGCWQTACSLGEYTLVGCTVAPGFVFDQFEMAEPNWRPTPRPPSGG is encoded by the coding sequence ATGCCATATCCCGCCACCGCGCGCCAGATCATCGAGGCGCTTGCGCTGAAGCGTCATCCCGAAGGCGGCTGGTATTCGGAAACGTTTCGCGATGGCGCTTCCGGCGAGCGGGGCCATTCGACCGCCATCTACTATCTGCTCGAAGCCGGCGACTGTTCCGAATGGCACCGGGTCAAGGATGCCGCCGAGGTCTGGCACTTCTATGCCGGTGCGCCGCTTTCCATCACGCTCTCGCCCAATGGCCACGACGCCGAAAGCCATCGGCTGGGTCCGGACATCCTGATGGGGCAGCGCCCGCAGATCGTCGTGCCGGCAGGCTGCTGGCAGACGGCGTGCTCGCTTGGCGAGTACACGCTTGTCGGCTGCACGGTGGCACCTGGCTTCGTTTTCGACCAGTTCGAGATGGCGGAACCCAACTGGCGGCCGACGCCGCGGCCCCCATCAGGCGGTTGA
- a CDS encoding VOC family protein, producing the protein MIKPILIVKHGEEDIAAAFYVRAFGASIIHVHRLRSGTPFSFELRIGEQMFGVSGANPRRDADEIPSGPKSPDFVGTSTCLMALAVDNVPAVTEKAEIAGATVRVRPTLSSHGGIASSIIDPFGHLWNIYQALEMKPSKSAIAA; encoded by the coding sequence ATGATCAAGCCGATCCTCATCGTGAAACACGGCGAAGAAGACATTGCGGCTGCGTTCTATGTCCGCGCCTTCGGTGCTTCCATCATTCATGTTCATCGGCTGCGCAGCGGCACGCCCTTTTCCTTCGAACTTCGCATCGGCGAGCAGATGTTCGGCGTTTCCGGCGCCAATCCCCGTCGCGATGCCGATGAGATTCCGAGCGGGCCTAAATCGCCCGATTTCGTCGGCACCTCCACCTGCCTGATGGCGCTCGCCGTCGACAATGTGCCGGCCGTGACCGAGAAGGCAGAGATCGCCGGCGCCACGGTGCGGGTGCGGCCGACGCTTTCCAGCCACGGCGGGATTGCCAGCTCGATCATCGACCCGTTCGGTCATCTCTGGAACATCTACCAAGCGCTGGAGATGAAGCCGAGCAAGTCCGCGATCGCGGCCTGA
- a CDS encoding esterase-like activity of phytase family protein: protein MTLTRSGLLLSVTLFAAGCARAQDAESDAPIAINAQVIENFRIGSDETRFGAFEFRGGLEFSSEGGVVGGMSAIRFDGSADAFIGVMDTGNWYSSRILRDESGRMRGLTDFRMAPILSDAGVPHERKSQADAEGLALDGDRLIVGFEHNHRVEIFDRSSFPPGAPSGVLSMVMPRAELRRNAGIETVMVAPEDGPLDGAPVLVSERSLNADGDIYAAVLSGPQEGVFFVKRHPPFDVTDGAFLPDGDILLLERRFSLSEGIGMRIRRIAAADIRPGAVVDGDVMLEANFGDQIDNMEGLDVIEHADGRISVILVSDDNHLFLQRNLLLEFELVE, encoded by the coding sequence TTGACGCTTACACGCAGCGGCCTGCTCCTATCCGTCACGCTGTTCGCCGCCGGTTGTGCACGCGCCCAGGATGCCGAGAGCGATGCGCCGATCGCGATCAACGCCCAGGTCATCGAGAATTTCCGCATCGGATCCGATGAAACCCGGTTCGGCGCGTTCGAATTTCGCGGCGGGCTTGAGTTCTCGTCGGAAGGCGGCGTGGTCGGCGGCATGTCCGCGATCCGCTTTGACGGCAGTGCCGATGCCTTTATCGGCGTCATGGACACCGGCAACTGGTACAGCAGCCGCATTCTGCGCGACGAGAGCGGCCGCATGCGCGGGCTCACCGATTTCCGCATGGCGCCGATCCTCAGCGACGCCGGTGTGCCTCATGAGCGCAAATCACAGGCCGATGCGGAGGGGCTGGCGCTTGACGGTGACCGTCTGATCGTCGGTTTCGAGCACAACCATCGCGTCGAGATCTTCGATCGCTCGAGCTTTCCGCCGGGAGCGCCTTCAGGCGTGCTGTCGATGGTCATGCCGCGCGCCGAGCTTCGCCGCAATGCCGGCATCGAAACGGTGATGGTCGCGCCGGAGGACGGGCCGCTTGACGGCGCGCCGGTGCTGGTCAGCGAGCGCAGCCTCAATGCCGATGGCGACATCTACGCGGCGGTACTCTCGGGCCCGCAGGAGGGCGTCTTCTTCGTCAAGCGACACCCGCCCTTCGACGTTACCGACGGCGCGTTCTTGCCGGATGGCGACATTCTCCTTTTGGAGCGCCGCTTTTCGCTGAGCGAAGGCATCGGCATGCGCATCCGCCGGATCGCGGCGGCCGACATCCGCCCCGGTGCCGTCGTCGATGGCGATGTGATGCTCGAGGCGAATTTCGGCGACCAGATCGACAACATGGAAGGGCTCGATGTCATCGAGCATGCGGATGGGCGGATCAGCGTCATCCTCGTTTCGGATGACAACCACCTGTTCCTTCAGCGCAACCTGTTGCTGGAATTCGAGCTGGTCGAGTGA
- a CDS encoding J domain-containing protein: MKLDSKYFDRIRVKGKARARPEPTTPVCQWDGCNEKGTHRAPVGREAEGQYFMFCVDHVRQYNKGYNYFSGLSDTEIARYQKEALTGHRPTWTVGVNKAAKASPQQSQARSGSAASQARMRDPFGFFGEARTRARRGEPRQRKLKTLETKAFETLGLDGSAGSDDIKTRYKALVKKHHPDANGGDRSSEERFRAVVQAYQLLKQSGFC; the protein is encoded by the coding sequence ATGAAACTGGATTCGAAATATTTTGACCGCATAAGGGTCAAGGGCAAGGCAAGGGCACGTCCCGAACCGACCACGCCTGTCTGCCAATGGGACGGATGCAACGAGAAAGGCACCCACCGCGCGCCCGTCGGACGCGAGGCGGAGGGGCAATATTTCATGTTCTGCGTCGACCATGTGCGGCAGTACAACAAGGGCTACAATTATTTCTCCGGCCTCTCCGACACCGAGATCGCGCGCTATCAGAAAGAGGCCCTGACCGGCCACCGTCCGACCTGGACGGTCGGCGTCAACAAGGCGGCCAAGGCAAGCCCGCAGCAAAGCCAGGCGCGCTCCGGCAGCGCGGCTTCGCAGGCACGCATGCGCGATCCCTTCGGCTTTTTCGGCGAGGCACGGACACGCGCGCGTCGTGGAGAACCGCGCCAGCGCAAGTTGAAGACGCTCGAGACCAAGGCGTTCGAGACGCTGGGGCTCGATGGCTCCGCCGGCTCCGACGATATCAAGACGCGCTACAAGGCGCTCGTGAAGAAGCATCACCCCGATGCCAATGGCGGCGATCGATCGTCGGAAGAACGATTTCGCGCCGTGGTTCAGGCCTATCAATTGTTAAAGCAGTCTGGTTTCTGTTAG
- a CDS encoding BolA family protein translates to MSMEETIERKLRDAFQPERLAVINESHLHAGHREFDGTGETHFRVRIVAPAFAGKSRIERHRALNELLAPEIEAGIHALALEPAAPGETTRW, encoded by the coding sequence ATGAGCATGGAAGAAACGATCGAGCGCAAGCTCAGGGACGCGTTTCAGCCGGAGCGGCTGGCAGTCATCAACGAAAGCCATCTGCATGCGGGCCACCGCGAGTTCGATGGCACGGGCGAAACCCACTTTCGCGTGCGGATCGTCGCGCCGGCCTTTGCGGGCAAATCGCGGATCGAGCGGCACCGCGCATTGAACGAGCTTCTCGCGCCGGAAATCGAAGCGGGCATCCATGCGCTGGCGCTCGAACCCGCTGCTCCCGGCGAAACCACCCGCTGGTAA
- a CDS encoding DMT family transporter, which yields MKAQATAIGFSAILMWSLLALFTAASGAVPPFQLSAICFTIGGLIGLVFLIRDPKRWQAFRQPWPVWALGIGGLFGYHFLYFTALRNAPAVEAGLIAYLWPLLIVVGSAMLPGERLGWHHLAGCAAGLAGTVLIISRQGIAFEGSYLFGYAMALLCAFTWSAYSLLSRRFGVVPTDVVTGFCLATAALSLICHLGLEETVWPQTTLQWLAVVGLGLMPVGGAFYVWDYGVKHGDIQVLGASSYAAPLLSTLILIAAGFGELTWRIGIACLLITGGAALAAKDLIVRKRPASTA from the coding sequence GTGAAGGCACAAGCGACGGCGATCGGATTTTCGGCGATCCTGATGTGGTCGCTGCTGGCACTCTTCACCGCGGCATCCGGCGCCGTGCCGCCGTTTCAGCTTTCAGCGATCTGTTTCACGATCGGCGGCCTGATCGGCCTCGTCTTCCTCATCCGCGATCCAAAGCGGTGGCAGGCCTTCAGGCAGCCATGGCCCGTCTGGGCGCTCGGGATCGGCGGTCTGTTCGGCTACCACTTCCTCTATTTCACGGCTTTGAGAAACGCCCCGGCGGTCGAAGCCGGCCTGATCGCCTATCTCTGGCCGCTCCTCATCGTCGTTGGCTCGGCGATGCTGCCTGGCGAGCGCCTCGGCTGGCATCACCTGGCGGGCTGCGCGGCCGGTCTGGCCGGCACCGTACTGATCATCTCAAGGCAGGGCATCGCTTTTGAAGGCAGCTATCTCTTCGGCTACGCCATGGCGTTGCTGTGCGCCTTCACCTGGTCGGCCTATTCGCTTCTGTCGCGCCGCTTCGGCGTGGTGCCGACGGATGTGGTGACGGGGTTCTGCCTTGCGACTGCGGCACTGTCGCTCATCTGCCACCTCGGCCTGGAGGAGACAGTGTGGCCGCAGACGACGCTGCAATGGCTGGCCGTCGTCGGCCTGGGGCTGATGCCGGTCGGCGGCGCGTTCTATGTGTGGGACTACGGCGTGAAGCACGGCGACATCCAGGTGCTCGGCGCTTCGAGCTACGCCGCACCGCTCCTGTCGACCCTGATCCTGATTGCGGCCGGCTTTGGCGAATTGACCTGGCGCATCGGGATCGCCTGCCTGCTCATCACCGGCGGCGCGGCACTTGCCGCAAAGGACCTGATCGTCCGCAAACGCCCGGCCTCAACCGCCTGA
- the cobT gene encoding cobaltochelatase subunit CobT — translation MAGRGDNSKGKPGGPVDTEPFKRALAGCIRSIAGDHELEVVYANERPGLTGERARLPDLPKRPTRHDLAVTRGIGDSMALRKACHDSRVHSSMAPAGSDARAIYDAVEQARVEAIGTRRMSGVGDNIASMLSDKYAKANYKGITNQEDAPLEEAVALLVRERLTGRAVPESAGKVVDLWRSWIEDKAAGDLDNLVNAVDDQQAFARAMRNMLASMEMAEDYGEDEDQESEDNEDDNEEQPRSNEDKEDSADEAAGSDSAPSEDNDSAEDQSEQGEMDGAEVSEQDFDEDMDEEADSPGETRRPNLPLSDINEKVDYRVFTEAFDEEVASSDLCDEAELDRLRAFLDKQLAHLQGVVGRLANRLQRRLMAQQNRAWDFDLEEGYLDPARLSRLIMDPMQPLSFKMERDTNFRDTVVTLLIDNSGSMRGRPITVAATCADILARTLERCGVKVEILGFTTKAWKGGQAREKWLAEGKPASPGRLNDLRHIVYKSADAPWRRARRNLGLMMREGLLKENIDGEALIWAHNRLLGRPEQRRILMMISDGAPVDDSTLSVNPGNYLERHLRAVIEEIETRSPVELLAIGIGHDVTRYYRRAVTIIDAEELAGAMTEQLASLFEEEQGPSAGRRGPAMRRAG, via the coding sequence ATGGCAGGACGCGGCGATAACTCCAAAGGAAAGCCTGGCGGCCCGGTCGACACCGAGCCGTTTAAGCGCGCGCTTGCCGGCTGCATTCGTTCGATTGCCGGCGACCACGAGCTTGAGGTCGTCTATGCCAACGAACGCCCGGGCCTGACGGGCGAGCGTGCCCGCCTTCCCGACCTGCCGAAGCGTCCGACCCGCCACGATCTTGCGGTGACCCGCGGCATCGGCGACTCCATGGCGCTGCGCAAGGCGTGTCATGACAGCCGCGTCCATTCGAGCATGGCCCCTGCGGGTTCCGATGCCCGCGCGATCTACGATGCAGTCGAACAGGCCCGCGTCGAGGCGATCGGCACGAGGCGCATGTCGGGCGTTGGCGACAACATCGCATCTATGCTCTCCGACAAATACGCCAAGGCGAATTACAAGGGCATCACCAACCAGGAAGATGCGCCGCTCGAAGAGGCCGTTGCGCTGCTCGTGCGCGAGCGCCTGACGGGCCGCGCCGTACCGGAATCGGCCGGCAAGGTCGTCGATCTCTGGCGAAGCTGGATCGAGGACAAGGCAGCAGGCGACCTCGACAATCTCGTGAATGCCGTCGACGACCAGCAGGCTTTCGCCCGCGCCATGCGCAACATGCTCGCCTCGATGGAGATGGCCGAGGATTACGGCGAGGACGAAGACCAGGAAAGCGAAGACAACGAGGACGACAACGAAGAACAACCGCGCTCGAACGAGGACAAGGAGGACAGCGCCGACGAGGCTGCAGGCTCCGACAGCGCACCTTCGGAGGACAATGACAGCGCCGAAGACCAGTCCGAGCAGGGCGAGATGGACGGCGCGGAAGTCTCCGAGCAGGACTTCGACGAGGATATGGATGAGGAGGCGGATTCGCCCGGCGAAACCCGTCGGCCGAACTTGCCGCTGTCCGACATCAACGAGAAGGTCGACTACCGCGTCTTCACTGAAGCCTTCGACGAGGAAGTCGCATCCTCCGATCTCTGCGACGAGGCCGAACTCGACCGGTTGCGTGCTTTCCTCGACAAGCAGCTTGCCCATCTGCAGGGAGTCGTCGGACGCCTGGCCAACCGTTTGCAGCGCCGCCTGATGGCGCAGCAGAACCGCGCCTGGGATTTCGATCTGGAAGAGGGCTACCTCGATCCGGCACGCCTGTCGCGACTGATTATGGATCCGATGCAGCCGCTTTCCTTCAAGATGGAGCGCGACACGAATTTCCGCGATACTGTGGTGACGCTGCTGATCGACAATTCCGGCTCGATGCGCGGCCGCCCGATCACCGTCGCCGCCACCTGCGCCGACATTCTTGCGCGTACGCTCGAGCGCTGCGGTGTGAAGGTCGAGATCCTCGGTTTCACCACCAAGGCCTGGAAGGGCGGGCAGGCACGCGAGAAGTGGCTTGCGGAAGGCAAGCCGGCGAGCCCCGGCCGTCTCAACGATCTGCGCCACATCGTCTACAAGTCCGCCGATGCCCCATGGCGCCGCGCGCGCCGCAACCTCGGCCTGATGATGCGCGAAGGCCTGCTCAAGGAAAACATCGACGGCGAGGCGCTGATCTGGGCGCACAATCGCCTGCTGGGCCGGCCTGAGCAGCGCCGCATCCTGATGATGATCTCGGACGGCGCGCCGGTCGACGACTCCACGCTTTCGGTCAATCCGGGCAACTATCTGGAACGCCATCTGCGCGCCGTGATCGAGGAAATCGAGACGCGTTCGCCGGTCGAGCTCCTCGCCATCGGCATCGGCCATGACGTCACGCGCTACTATCGCCGCGCCGTCACGATCATCGATGCCGAGGAACTGGCAGGCGCCATGACCGAGCAGCTCGCAAGCCTGTTCGAAGAAGAGCAGGGGCCCTCCGCAGGGAGGCGCGGCCCTGCGATGCGCAGGGCCGGTTGA
- a CDS encoding queuosine precursor transporter, producing the protein MQALKQHAPFIAAMALVVAASNFLVQFPVQATIGGFDLADLLTWGAFTYPVAFLVTDLTNRRYGPQAARRVVLVGFAVAVVLSIWLATPRIAIASGSAFLVAQMLDVSIFDRLRRAAWWKAPLISSIIGSVIDTIIFFSLAFAPVFGVLGANDSFAIASAPLLGLIALEAPRWLSWALGDLGVKLVVSMVMLAPYGALLALMRNDGQPRPA; encoded by the coding sequence ATGCAGGCTCTGAAGCAGCACGCACCATTCATTGCGGCCATGGCGCTCGTCGTCGCGGCATCGAACTTCCTTGTTCAGTTTCCGGTCCAGGCGACCATCGGCGGCTTCGATCTCGCCGACCTTCTGACCTGGGGCGCCTTCACCTATCCTGTCGCCTTTCTGGTCACCGACCTCACGAACCGACGCTACGGGCCGCAGGCTGCTCGCCGCGTCGTCCTTGTGGGTTTCGCCGTCGCGGTTGTCCTCTCGATCTGGCTTGCGACGCCGCGCATTGCCATCGCCTCGGGTTCTGCTTTCCTTGTTGCTCAGATGCTCGACGTGTCGATCTTCGATCGCTTGCGCCGCGCCGCGTGGTGGAAGGCGCCGTTGATCTCCAGCATCATCGGTTCGGTGATCGACACGATCATCTTCTTCTCTCTCGCCTTTGCGCCCGTGTTCGGCGTCCTTGGCGCCAATGACTCGTTCGCGATCGCATCCGCGCCGCTGCTCGGTCTGATCGCTCTGGAGGCCCCGCGCTGGCTCTCCTGGGCGCTTGGAGACCTCGGCGTGAAGCTCGTCGTGTCGATGGTGATGCTTGCGCCCTACGGTGCGCTGCTCGCGCTCATGCGCAACGACGGCCAGCCCCGGCCGGCCTGA
- the cobS gene encoding cobaltochelatase subunit CobS, with protein MNKIDIAIENLPDTTVSVRETFRIDSDMDVPAYSSVDAYVPELDPDYLFDRDTTLAILAGFAHNRRVMVSGYHGTGKSTHIEQVAARLRWPCVRVNLDSHVSRIDLVGKDAIVIKDGLQITEFKDGILPWAYQHNVALVFDEYDAGRPDVMFVIQRVLESSGRLTLLDQSRVIRPHPAFRLFATANTVGLGDTTGLYHGTQQINQAQMDRWSIVTTLNYLPHDNEVGIVLAKVKSFDTEKGRDTVSSMVRLADMTRSAFMNGDLSTVMSPRTVITWAENARIFGDISFAFRVTFLNKCDELERTLVAEQYQRAFGEELKESAANIVLDAHN; from the coding sequence ATGAACAAGATCGACATTGCCATTGAGAACCTTCCCGACACGACGGTGTCGGTCCGCGAGACGTTCCGTATCGACAGCGATATGGATGTGCCGGCCTATTCGTCCGTCGATGCCTATGTACCGGAACTCGATCCGGACTATCTCTTCGACCGCGATACGACGCTCGCGATCCTGGCGGGCTTTGCGCATAACCGGCGCGTCATGGTCTCCGGCTACCACGGTACCGGCAAGTCGACCCATATCGAGCAGGTCGCTGCACGGCTGAGATGGCCCTGCGTACGCGTCAACCTCGACAGCCATGTCAGCCGTATCGATCTCGTCGGCAAGGATGCGATCGTCATCAAGGACGGTCTGCAGATCACCGAGTTCAAGGACGGTATTCTGCCTTGGGCCTACCAGCACAATGTCGCGCTCGTCTTCGACGAATACGACGCTGGTCGCCCGGACGTGATGTTCGTCATCCAGCGTGTACTGGAATCCTCCGGCCGCCTGACGCTGCTCGACCAGAGCCGCGTCATCAGGCCGCACCCCGCGTTTCGCCTCTTCGCGACGGCCAACACGGTCGGCCTTGGCGATACGACCGGCCTCTATCACGGCACCCAGCAGATCAACCAGGCGCAGATGGACCGCTGGTCCATCGTGACGACGCTGAACTACCTGCCGCATGACAACGAAGTCGGCATCGTGTTGGCCAAGGTGAAGAGTTTCGACACGGAAAAGGGCCGCGATACGGTCTCGAGCATGGTGCGTCTGGCCGACATGACGCGCTCGGCCTTCATGAACGGCGATCTGTCGACCGTCATGAGCCCGCGCACGGTCATTACCTGGGCCGAGAATGCGCGCATCTTCGGCGACATCTCGTTCGCCTTCAGGGTCACCTTCCTCAACAAGTGCGACGAACTGGAGCGCACGCTTGTGGCAGAGCAGTATCAGCGCGCCTTCGGCGAGGAACTGAAGGAAAGCGCCGCGAACATCGTTCTGGATGCCCATAACTGA
- the gloB gene encoding hydroxyacylglutathione hydrolase, with protein sequence MAHLIIDQFMSRDDNFAVLVHDPESGETASIDAPEEEPIRIKLNEHGWALTHILTTHRHADHVEGNINLKQRFGPTILGPEAEADRIPGIDQSVKDGDRITFAGRPVDVIATPGHTMGHVCYHFPEDKLLFAADTLFVLGCGRLFEGSPADMWASLQKLMALPDDTAVYCGHEYTLSNARFAVTVDPDNAELADRLKEIEALRAEGKPTAPTTIGREKATNPFLRPHDPGIRRTLGMDNASDTEVFAEIRRRKDRF encoded by the coding sequence ATGGCGCACTTGATCATCGACCAGTTCATGAGCCGCGACGATAATTTCGCGGTTCTCGTCCACGATCCCGAAAGCGGCGAGACCGCCTCGATCGATGCGCCGGAAGAAGAGCCGATCCGCATCAAGCTGAACGAGCATGGCTGGGCGCTGACGCATATTCTCACGACCCACCGCCACGCCGACCATGTCGAAGGCAACATCAATCTCAAACAGCGTTTCGGTCCGACGATCCTCGGCCCCGAGGCCGAAGCGGACCGCATTCCAGGTATCGACCAGAGCGTGAAGGATGGCGACCGGATCACCTTCGCGGGCCGGCCTGTCGACGTCATCGCCACACCCGGCCACACGATGGGCCATGTCTGCTACCACTTCCCCGAGGACAAACTGCTCTTTGCCGCCGACACGCTGTTCGTGCTTGGCTGTGGGCGTCTTTTCGAAGGAAGCCCGGCGGATATGTGGGCCTCACTGCAGAAGCTCATGGCGCTGCCAGACGACACCGCGGTTTATTGCGGACACGAATACACGCTTTCCAACGCGCGCTTCGCTGTTACCGTCGATCCTGACAATGCCGAACTGGCGGATCGCCTGAAAGAGATCGAGGCCCTTCGCGCGGAGGGCAAGCCGACGGCGCCGACCACCATCGGCCGTGAGAAGGCGACGAATCCGTTCCTTAGACCGCACGATCCCGGCATCCGCCGCACGCTCGGCATGGACAATGCCAGCGATACGGAAGTCTTCGCCGAAATCCGGCGCCGGAAAGACCGCTTCTGA